From Astatotilapia calliptera chromosome 19, fAstCal1.2, whole genome shotgun sequence, a single genomic window includes:
- the LOC113012729 gene encoding S100P-binding protein-like isoform X2, whose product MAHKVLGMDKKARNNVMVCCLKPPICESLKPLSMYSRMTCNRKADLQQSRRFSTFNHLEIEVRNNWINKRKPYYSSPDEGYVSLLKKPLSPQALSPDLECFTDYYSPFVRQQSTLSYPEPLPKKQNVGSAVKQPVNSWLHSEHIKQCGSSTDPGAGNLDPAESCTAPHCNTFPEKQFPAVPAVQHLEEMERRVGRESLGVSDDRGYVSLSSINDHKGDELLNSKQLTGNSNPHLRVVENGCHPQRSPKPQYNKQTVTSGGFTVAVDDLSPAVSGPFMELMTSVVESLEGETEGVWDIGPPTLESSPYGKVRPNTASDRRLVSESSGHSTEDTNLEDAWENTLPLQVQVKSKVVVPCQQTTKPEEESRARTAKCSGTQRPVIFSRRSDWEKKKRLYVHSVMRHMQEKQGAHNGVMSELLSVLNRVAGEKAGKDGKRWQHPSDFTRRNYQSRFGTKPEMTLREWQRKNYGSHERFSKVPKLFERYHCPRL is encoded by the exons ATGGCTCATAAAGTCCTGG GTATGGAtaaaaaagcaagaaataaCGTGATGGTCTGCTGTCTGAAACCACCCATATGCGAAAGTTTGAAACCTCTTTCCATGTATTCAAGGATGACCTGTAACAGAAAGGCTGATCTGCAGCAATCGAGAAGGTTTTCTACATTTAATCATTTAGAAATTGAGGTCCGTAATAACtggataaataaaaggaaaccgTACTATTCCAGTCCTGATGAAGGGTATGTTAGTCTGTTAAAAAAGCCCCTTAGTCCACAGGCTTTGTCCCCTGATCTCGAGTGTTTTACGGACTATTACAGCCCTTTTGTGAGACAGCAATCAACATTGTCTTATCCTGAACCTTTAcctaaaaagcaaaatgttggGAGTGCAGTAAAACAGCCTGTGAACTCTTGGCTACACTCGGAGCACATCAAGCAGTGTGGATCCTCCACAGATCCAGGAG CAGGTAATTTGGATCCTGCAGAAAGCTGCACAGCTCCACATTGCAACACGTTTCCAGAGAAACAATTTCCTGCTGTTCCTGCTGTTCAACACTTAGAAGAGATGGAAAGAAGAGTTGGACGAGAGAGTTTGGGAGTCAGTGATGATAGAGGCTATGTATCTCTCTCCTCCATAAATGACCATAAAGGAGATGAGTTATTGAACTCTAAACAGCTCACTGGTAACTCAAATCCCCATCTCAGGGTGGTTGAGAATGGCTGTCATCCTCAAAGATCACCCAAGCcacaatataataaacaaactGTGACCTCTGGAGGCTTTACTGTTGCAGTGGACGACTTGAGTCCTGCTGTCAGTGGGCCTTTCATGGAGCTGATGACCTCCGTTGTGGAGAGTTTAGAAGGTGAGACTGAGGGGGTGTGGGATATCGGTCCTCCCACGCTTGAATCCTCTCCGTATGGCAAAGTCAGGCCAAACACTGCTAGTGACAGACGTCTGGTATCAGAGTCATCTGGACACAGTACAGAAGACACCAATCTGGAGGACGCCTGGGAAAATACCTTACCTCTTCAAGTACAG GTGAAATCAAAAGTTGTTGTTCCATGCCAGCAAACCACAAAACCAGAGGAAGAGTCGCGTGCTCGGACTGCCAAGTGCTCCGGGACTCAAAG GCCTGTGATCTTCAGCAGGAGGTCAGACtgggagaagaaaaagagactCTATGTCCATTCAGTAATGAGACACATGCAAGAGAAACAAGGAGCACATAATG GTGTCATGTCTGAGCTGCTGAGTGTGCTGAACCGTGTTGCTGGTGAGAAAGCGGGCAAGGATGGGAAACGGTGGCAGCATCCCTCCGACTTCACCCGCCG AAATTACCAGAGTCGCTTTGGTACAAAGCCAGAGATGACGCTCCGAGAATGGCAACGCAAGAACTATGGCTCACACGAACGCTTTTCAAAAGTTCCTAAACTGTTTGAAAGATACCACTGTCCTCGACTCTAA
- the LOC113012745 gene encoding uncharacterized protein LOC113012745, producing MGIGIQDTFITSTEKDMAQRIHRIISCDQKADVHQLRRLSKPFINFKIKIINNGTNKRKLHESSPDDCYVTPLKKPFDPKALSPDLGCFVECYSTPVKQELASPFSTLNPELTAKMQDVGSEIKESVSSQLLSKDAKYGPSTERGGSLEKETKAQDLMHERVLNPSPTFDCDVDDILCLNPDSPLRFLEDEDGYMSRSCQIFQDGLFPVAGLTVAEEPADEVKRETCLSVKDVEEDKGYISLSFINENKEAELVNSKQLTTNSAKGDYHPQTSSDPRVHEQTATSGCLTVTVDNLIPSSCEPLLEHVNTNCLESCKLEGVWDIGPPIFESSMCHSETDKLKAEQSCQVLEEVQENVTEPVQSTLKKEDTAVETSYEATLPLKVQVKSKVQNSNRSTPDSSVVSIPKTEATKPIRTLQPGKSASQRSMVFGSELQWEQEKELYVHSVVSHMYENPGVSNGVTTELRSLMSCVSAGVKSSEWQHPSDLTRRNYWRHFGPAAALMTLDEWQAKNCLMHKRFDKIPKIFERSPCP from the exons ATGG GAATAGGAATCCAGGACACATTCATCACGAGCACAGAAAAGGACATGGCGCAAAGAATCCACA GGATCATCAGTTGTGACCAAAAAGCTGATGTGCACCAGTTGAGACGGCTTTCTAAgccatttattaattttaagaTTAAGATCATTAACAACggcacaaataaaagaaaactgcatGAATCCAGTCCTGACGACTGTTATGTGACCCCATTAAAAAAGCCCTTTGATCCAAAGGCTTTGTCCCCTGACCTGGGGTGTTTTGTGGAATGTTACAGCACTCCTGTGAAACAGGAATTGGCATCCCCTTTTTCCACATTGAATCCTGAACTGACAGCTAAGATGCAAGATGTTGGgagtgaaataaaagaaagtgtgaGCTCTCAGCTGCTCTCAAAAGATGCAAAATATGGGCCTTCCACAGAAAGAGGAGGATCTCTCGAAAAAGAGACCAAAGCACAAGATCTGATGCATGAGAGGGTTTTAAATCCTTCACCGACATTTGACTGTGACGTGGATGACATCTTGTGTCTCAATCCCGATAGCCCTTTAAGATTTTTGGAAGATGAAGACGGCTACATGAGTCGCAGTTGCCAAATCTTTCAAGATGGGCTGTTTCCCGTTGCTGGACTCACTGTGGCAGAAGAACCAGCAGATGAGGTGAAGAGGGAAACGTGTCTCAGTGTAAAAGACGTGGAAGAGGATAAAGGCTATATATCGCTTTCGTTTatcaatgaaaataaagaggCCGAGTTGGTGAACTCCAAACAGCTTACAACTAACTCAGCCAAGGGTGACTATCATCCCCAAACTTCATCTGACCCACGGGtacatgaacaaactgcaaCCTCTGGATGCCTTACCGTCACAGTAGACAACCTGATCCCAAGTAGTTGCGAACCTCTCTTGGAGCACGTGAACACTAATTGTTTGGAAAGTTGTAAATTGGAGGGGGTGTGGGATATCGGTCCTCCAATATTTGAATCCTCTATGTGCCACAGCGAAACGGACAAATTGAAAGCAGAGCAGAGCTGTCAGGTGTTGGAGGAGGTGCAGGAAAATGTGACTGAGCCTGTCCAAAGCACACTGAAGAAAGAAGACACTGCTGTGGAAACCAGCTATGAAGCCACTCTTCCCCTCAAAGTACAG gttAAATCCAAAGTACAGAACTCAAACAGAAGCACCCCGGACAGCAGTGTTGTTTCTATTCCAAAGACGGAGGCGACAAAGCCCATCAGAACCCTTCAGCCTGGCAAGAGCGCCTCTCAGAG aTCCATGGTCTTCGGCAGTGAATTGCAGTGGGAGCAGGAAAAGGAGCTCTATGTGCATTCAGTTGTCAGTCATATGTATGAGAATCCAGGAGTCAGTAATG GTGTCACAACTGAGCTCCGGAGTTTGATGAGCTGTGTATCAGCAGGCGTGAAAAGCAGCGAGTGGCAGCATCCCTCTGACCTCACCCGCAG AAATTACTGGAGACACTTTGggccagcagcagcactgatgaCCCTGGATGAATGGCAGGCCAAGAACTGTCTGATGCACAAGCGCTTCGATAAGATACCAAAGATCTTTGAAAGGAGTCCGTGTCCGTAA
- the LOC113012729 gene encoding uncharacterized protein LOC113012729 isoform X1, giving the protein MAHKVLGMDKKARNNVMVCCLKPPICESLKPLSMYSRMTCNRKADLQQSRRFSTFNHLEIEVRNNWINKRKPYYSSPDEGYVSLLKKPLSPQALSPDLECFTDYYSPFVRQQSTLSYPEPLPKKQNVGSAVKQPVNSWLHSEHIKQCGSSTDPGGEEEIVQKHITSENILLKFSPVFDYDVNTICYLNPINTCTAAGNLDPAESCTAPHCNTFPEKQFPAVPAVQHLEEMERRVGRESLGVSDDRGYVSLSSINDHKGDELLNSKQLTGNSNPHLRVVENGCHPQRSPKPQYNKQTVTSGGFTVAVDDLSPAVSGPFMELMTSVVESLEGETEGVWDIGPPTLESSPYGKVRPNTASDRRLVSESSGHSTEDTNLEDAWENTLPLQVQVKSKVVVPCQQTTKPEEESRARTAKCSGTQRPVIFSRRSDWEKKKRLYVHSVMRHMQEKQGAHNGVMSELLSVLNRVAGEKAGKDGKRWQHPSDFTRRNYQSRFGTKPEMTLREWQRKNYGSHERFSKVPKLFERYHCPRL; this is encoded by the exons ATGGCTCATAAAGTCCTGG GTATGGAtaaaaaagcaagaaataaCGTGATGGTCTGCTGTCTGAAACCACCCATATGCGAAAGTTTGAAACCTCTTTCCATGTATTCAAGGATGACCTGTAACAGAAAGGCTGATCTGCAGCAATCGAGAAGGTTTTCTACATTTAATCATTTAGAAATTGAGGTCCGTAATAACtggataaataaaaggaaaccgTACTATTCCAGTCCTGATGAAGGGTATGTTAGTCTGTTAAAAAAGCCCCTTAGTCCACAGGCTTTGTCCCCTGATCTCGAGTGTTTTACGGACTATTACAGCCCTTTTGTGAGACAGCAATCAACATTGTCTTATCCTGAACCTTTAcctaaaaagcaaaatgttggGAGTGCAGTAAAACAGCCTGTGAACTCTTGGCTACACTCGGAGCACATCAAGCAGTGTGGATCCTCCACAGATCCAGGAGGTGAAGAGGAGATCGTACAAAAACATATTACATCTGAGAATATCCTTTTAAAATTTTCCCCTGTGTTTGACTATGATGTAAATACAATATGTTACCTCAATCCCATTAATACCTGCACTGCAGCAGGTAATTTGGATCCTGCAGAAAGCTGCACAGCTCCACATTGCAACACGTTTCCAGAGAAACAATTTCCTGCTGTTCCTGCTGTTCAACACTTAGAAGAGATGGAAAGAAGAGTTGGACGAGAGAGTTTGGGAGTCAGTGATGATAGAGGCTATGTATCTCTCTCCTCCATAAATGACCATAAAGGAGATGAGTTATTGAACTCTAAACAGCTCACTGGTAACTCAAATCCCCATCTCAGGGTGGTTGAGAATGGCTGTCATCCTCAAAGATCACCCAAGCcacaatataataaacaaactGTGACCTCTGGAGGCTTTACTGTTGCAGTGGACGACTTGAGTCCTGCTGTCAGTGGGCCTTTCATGGAGCTGATGACCTCCGTTGTGGAGAGTTTAGAAGGTGAGACTGAGGGGGTGTGGGATATCGGTCCTCCCACGCTTGAATCCTCTCCGTATGGCAAAGTCAGGCCAAACACTGCTAGTGACAGACGTCTGGTATCAGAGTCATCTGGACACAGTACAGAAGACACCAATCTGGAGGACGCCTGGGAAAATACCTTACCTCTTCAAGTACAG GTGAAATCAAAAGTTGTTGTTCCATGCCAGCAAACCACAAAACCAGAGGAAGAGTCGCGTGCTCGGACTGCCAAGTGCTCCGGGACTCAAAG GCCTGTGATCTTCAGCAGGAGGTCAGACtgggagaagaaaaagagactCTATGTCCATTCAGTAATGAGACACATGCAAGAGAAACAAGGAGCACATAATG GTGTCATGTCTGAGCTGCTGAGTGTGCTGAACCGTGTTGCTGGTGAGAAAGCGGGCAAGGATGGGAAACGGTGGCAGCATCCCTCCGACTTCACCCGCCG AAATTACCAGAGTCGCTTTGGTACAAAGCCAGAGATGACGCTCCGAGAATGGCAACGCAAGAACTATGGCTCACACGAACGCTTTTCAAAAGTTCCTAAACTGTTTGAAAGATACCACTGTCCTCGACTCTAA